DNA from Salinispora arenicola:
ACCCGTGTCCCCTCGTGGGTGCCGCTCCTCCTCGACGCTGAGCAGGTCGTCAATGCTGGTGCCGCTCACCGCGACACCTCCTCGTCCCCGGCCCGAAGCCAGTGGCTGGTCACGTCGACATCTCCGGAGCCAGGGCGGTCAGTTCCCCGCGGAGCCGGCGCAGCGCGGCCCGGGCCTGGTCCCGGGTGTGCTCGTCCACCGGCCGGGTAGCGTAGCGCGCCTCCCGGTAGACGTGGGCGAAATCGGCCAGCACGTCGGCGCTGGCGACCGCGGGAACACCGGCCGCCGGATCGCCGCGTAGGAGGCGAATCACCAGCTCGGTAGGGGTGTCACCGGCCAGCTGGCGCACCCCGGCGCCGGCGGCGGCCTCCTCCAGGCGGACCCAACAGGCGATAACCACCGTACGCGGGTCGGTGTCGGTGTCGTCGAGATCGACCAGACCGGCGTCGAGCGCGGCGACGACCTCCCGGGCCGTGCCCTCGGCGGTGAACGAGACCTGGTGCGCGGGCAACCTCCGCGGGCTCCGCCGCAGCACGCTACGCAGGAGCGTCCACACCAGGTAGCCGGCGACGGCCAACACGGCCAACCCGAGCAGCGCCCAGACCCCGGCCTGCAGCCAGTCGGGGATTCGCAGGCTGTTCAGCTCACCCGCGTCACG
Protein-coding regions in this window:
- a CDS encoding DUF4129 domain-containing protein, with protein sequence MTDGTHQSAPQVPAGVGVLRRWWPVGAVPLLLVAATVAAAHSSLGMSRIPPAAEQLPIVPEYPTAEPAPSIPVEVRDAGELNSLRIPDWLQAGVWALLGLAVLAVAGYLVWTLLRSVLRRSPRRLPAHQVSFTAEGTAREVVAALDAGLVDLDDTDTDPRTVVIACWVRLEEAAAGAGVRQLAGDTPTELVIRLLRGDPAAGVPAVASADVLADFAHVYREARYATRPVDEHTRDQARAALRRLRGELTALAPEMST